Part of the Lotus japonicus ecotype B-129 chromosome 6, LjGifu_v1.2 genome, CTCAGTCGCGTGCCTCTGATGTCTCCTCCCAGAGCTCTGATCGTCGGTCCTCCAACCGTTCTCGTTCCCACAATTCTAAGGGTCGTGGTGGGAATCGTGGCAACGGTGGTGGATCCCGCAGTGGCACCTCTCAGGGCTCCTCTCCTCCGATGCCACCTCAGCCACAGTACTTCCCGTACCAACATTGGGGATGGGCCTCGCCTCCATGGACTGTGCCTCCGTGCCCATACCCAACCTCTCAGTGGACTCGTCCCCCTGCGCCTCCCCGACAACCAGGAATTCTAGGCCAGCGTCCTCAGGCTTATGCTGCTTCGGCCTCCCCAGTGCCCACTGACATTGCCACTGCCATGCACACTATGACGCTTGCTCCTCCCGACAACACTTGGTACATGGACACCGGAGCGTCTTCTCATGTGGCGGCTTCACCAGGTAAtctcacgtcttattctaatttgagTCATCTTAATCAGAAACTGTATGTCGGTAGCGGACAGGGTATTCCAATTCAGGGTTCTGGACACACCACCCTACCCACCTCCCAAAAACACAAGCCTTTAACCCTTTCCCATGTCTTGCACACACCACAAATCGTTAAAAACTTgatttctgtgcgacaactTACTACTGATAACAATGTTTCTATTTCTTTTGACCCATATGGCTTCTCGGTTAATGATTTTCAGACGGGGATTCCACTCATGAGATGTAACAGTCTTGGCGACCTGTACCCAGTCACTCCGTCCTTTCCATTTGCTGGTCTAACTCAGAGTCTCTGGCACAGTCGTCTTGGTCATCCCAGTTCTTCTGCTTTGCAGTCTCTTCGTAGTCATAAGTTCATTAGTTATGAGCATTTGAATTCTAGGGCAGTTTGTGAGTCTTGTGTGTTTGGCAAACATGTTAGGTTGCCATTTGTTTCTTCTAATAATGTTACTGTGATGCCTTTTGACATTTTACACAGTGATTTATGGACTTCGCCAGTTTTATCTTCTGCCGGTCATCGGTATTACGTTTTATTCTTGGATGATTTTACAGATTTCTTGTGGACGTTTCCTTTAAGTAATAAATCCCAAGTTTTTGACATGTTCACCACTCTGTCAAATCAAATCCGCACGCATTTTTCCCAATCTGTaaaatgtcttcaatgtgataatgggcGAGAATTTGACAATAGATCCTTTCATGCTTATTGTGCTGCTAATGGTCTTACTTTTCGCTTCTCCTGCCCGCATACATCATCTCAAAATGGTAAGGCGGAGCGCAAAATACGaaccattaacaacatgattcgTACTCTTCTCGCTCATGCGTCTGTTCCTCCGTCTTTTTGGCATCACGCCCTTCAAATGGCTACCTATCTGCTTAATATCATTCCTCGACAAGCTCTATCTAATTTCTCTCCCACTCAACTTCTGTATCGTCGTGACCCGTCTTACACACATCTGCGAGTTTTTGGTTGTCTTTGTTACCCCTTAGTTCCTTCCACTACCATTCACAAATTACAACCCCGCTCCTCCCCGTGTGTCTTCCTAGGGTACCCACTTCATCACAGAGGTTATAAGTGTTTTGATTTGTCGCACAGAAAAATCATTATCTCCCGACATGTCATCTTTGATGAGACTCAGTTTCCCTTTGCCACCATGCCTACCCCTCCTCCCTCCACATATGACTGCTTCTCCGATACTATACATCCCTCTTTTCTTCACCAATGGACTCATCCATCCACCTTACCTGCGCCTAGCCCTACTCCTGCAGTCCCTTCTCCCGTGACCACACCCCCACCCCATACgccctcctcttcctcctcttctgaCTCCCTACCATCCTCTCCTTCACCACCTTTGCCGACTCTACCTGTACCCCCTATCCGTACCATGGCCACTCGCAGCATGCGAGGTATCTACAAACCCAGAAAGCTCTTCAACCTTTCTGTCACCATTGATGATCCCACCATCTCACCTCTTCCCAAAAACCCGAAGCTAGCTCTGTCTGACCCAAATTGGAAATCTGCCATGCAGTCTGAATTTGAtgctttaattagaaataatacTTGGGATTTGGTACCTCGTCCTCGTGATGTTAATATCATTTGctgcatgtggatttttcgtcataagacgaaagctaatggttgttttgagcgttataaagctcgtcttgtaggtgatggcaggtcacagattgcaggtgttgattgtgatgagactTTCAGTCCTGTGGTGAAACCAACGACCATTCGCACAGTTCTCACCATTGCCCTCTCCAGGTCTTGGCCCATTCACCAACTAGATGTTCAGAATGCCTTCCTCCATGGTGATCTCCATGAGACAGTTTATATGCATCAGCCATTGGGTTTTCGTGACCGTACTCATCCTAATTATGTGTGTCGCCTGCGGAAATCTCTTTATGGGTTGAAGCAAGCGCCTCGCGCTTGGTACCAGCGTTTTGCAGATTATGTCTCCACCATTGGGTTTCAGCATagcacctctgatcactctcttTTCATCTACAGACGCGGCTCTGACATGGCTTACCTCctgctttatgttgatgacatcatacTCATCAGCTCTTCTCATGACCTTCGCAAATCTATCATGGCTCTTCTTGCCTCTgagtttgctatgaaggatctgggACCGTTGAGTTATTTCTTGGGCATTGCTGTCACCAGACATGCAGGTGGACTTTTTCTCAGTCAGAGTACATATGCACGTGACATTATTGCTCGGGCCGGTATGACCTCGTGCAATCCTTCTGCCACTCCagttgacaccaagcagaaacTCAGTACTTCTGCTGGTACTCCGTGTGATGACCCTACTTTATATCGGAGTCTTGCCGGGGCTTTACAGTATCTCACATTTACCCGTCCTGACATCTCTTATGCTGTTCAGCAGGTGTGCCTTCACATGCATGCCCCCCGCACCGAGCATATGCTAGCACTGAAGCGCATCCTGCGTTATGTTCAGGGCACCTTACAGTTTGGCTTGCATCTCTATCCTTCTCCTATCGAGAAGCTTATTTCATTCACCGATGCAGATTGGGGTGGATGTCCCGACACTCGTCGGTCTACTTCTGGCTACTGTGTGTTTCTCGGCGACAACCTCATTTCCTGGTCGTCCAAGAGACAACCCACGCTTTCTCGATCTAGTGCTGAGGCTGAGTACCGAGGCGTCGCTAATGTGGTTTCTGAATCATGTTGGCTACGCAACTTGCTTTTAGAGCTTCACATTCCTCTTTCTCAGGCTACTTTGGTCTATTGTGAtaatgttagtgccatctacctATCCGGCAATCCTGTCCAGCATCAGCGCACTAAACACATTGAGATGGACATTCACTTTGTTCGCGAGAAGGTCGCCCGTGGTCAGGCACGTATCCTTCATGTTCCCTCTCGTCACCAGATTGCAGACATCTTCACCAAAGGCCTTCCTCGGGTTCTATTTGATGACTTTCACTCCAGTCTCAGCGTCagtgaacctcccgcttcgactgcgggggtgtgatagaatattATGTCATTATGATTTTCTTGTAATTAGGCTTAGATTTATCTGTAATTACTAGCCTAGGTCAACTCTATTGTATCTATATATACAATGTATTTTATCAATGAAAATCACCCATTGAAATTATCTTACAAGTATAAGAGTAAAAACCCTAGATTTTTTACCACTATAACCCTGTCCCTATTTCACATTTTCGGTCCCATCCTTCTAACTTCTCTGTTACAGTCGCAACATGCTACATGCGCTTTAGAGATCATTCTTCTATCTTGGTTCATCTAGTCACGTTTCTTGTAGGTAAACTCTGCAAAATCAAAGGTAAGTGCCTATCGCTATATTATATGAATTGGTTATGCCATCCCTATTGGGCCCGTGACCCGTGTTGTTTCCCATTGGCAAAAAAAAGCTATATTATGTGAATTGGTTATGCCATCCCTATATATATGTGACACAAAAGATCTTAGGGTGAAATTCATTTCCACGGATGGACGAGGGAGTAGCTTCGCAAATCCtcaaaaacaagaaaaagaagaaggtcTCTCTCTCGTTGTAGTGTAATCAGTAATCTTAATCTCTCTCAATTTTCATCGATCATCTTTCAACTAATTTCGTTTTTTTATTTTGCTGCAGAATCTCTATATCTTACCGACATCACAGCAAAAGTTGATAATCTAAGAATAAATAATTCTCATGTAAGTAATGTTATGTGTTAATTtgattttgcatttttttttatagtttcatTTACTTTTCtctgaaattattttattttgtgttGCATCGTGTATAAAGAAATCCAAGCCTAGAATTGTGAGTAGCGTTGCAAAGAAATCCAAGCCTCGTATAATTGTGAGTAGCCCTGCAAGGAAATCCAAGTCCAAAGTCTTCGAAAACCACAAGAAACTCTTCTGAATCTGGAGCAGCAGTCGGAGGCTCCCACAAGAAACCAAGCTCCATTTCTTGCTCAGTTCAATTACATCACACCGAGATTTGATAATCTAAGCATAAATAATTCTGATGTAAGTAATGTACTTGTTTGattttgcatttttattttatagtaTCATTTATTCTCCTCTGAAATATTCGCTATGTTTGGCACAGCTAACTGATAAGCTAGTTGTGTGTGTTGCGTGCAGGAATCTTCATTTCCATTTCCTGCTAAGTTCAACAACATTGCAACACTATTCGATTTTGATGAGTCCTGGAGATCGCCCTGGAGATTTCTTCGCAAACAAGCAGCGAAACAAATTAAACTTGTGAGTAGTTTATTGTTGCAATGCAAACAAATCCAATTTTCGTTatatatcatttatttttctctgAAATTTGTTTAAATCTGAAATTTGTTTAAATCCGAACAGGAGAATCTAAAACAAAAGATACTCTGGGGCATTCCTCGCCTTGCTGTGATTACATGCTATGCTTTCCAAATATACTTGGATGTTGAGATTGTTCCTAATGATTCTAAGGCAAAAACAATATTGCAGTCATTCGCCGATAATGGGATTACTGGAAAATCGATCGCTGAAGCACTTGTGAAAGACGCAGAACAAGTATCTTTTTGTCCAATGTCCAAACTTGGATAACTAAAAAGCTCAACTTGTTTATCATGTTAACAAATCACCTTAAATCAAAATTTACAACATTTAGTTATTATGGTGGTAACTAATGTAATATGTATTATCATGTAATGGGTAGCTTGAAGAGATGCCTTCTACAAGACTTTTTTTATATGACTAGCATAAACGTTCATGAAATTTTGTTACAATCAATCAGGATTAAGTTCATAACtgcttagtgtgtgtttggatattagtttcATGCAACATAAACTTTCATGTCAATTCATAAGTATAGTTCTATTCTCTTTTTGTCTCCATGTGTCAATCCAATGTTAACTTATGTCTGTTTTGTACTAGTGACAACGGGATTCAAACATAGCCATAGCTTTTCTTTAAGTTCATCTTTAAATTGGGATAGCTCTTACTAAAACACCAAATGGAGCAAGCCTTAGGCAATACCCTCTAGGACTGATTGTGTTGTCCTCgagcttttattttgaatttgttgatgaaatTTTGTAATCTGTACATGCAGGAGTACGGAATAACTCTTGAGTGTGATTATGATACTATGGTTTTTCCAAAAATCCCTTGCTGGTGATTCATGCAGGAAGTTCCAAGTGAGAACAAGTGGATAAAGACGTGATGCGAGGAAAGGCCCCAATCTATGTACTGATTCACATGAATATTTTGTCTTATAGCATCCAGTCTTTACatcgtcggtgcatcaaacttaaGAACAGCTAACGGAGTTTTGGTAGATATTTAAGTATTTAATCAAGAGTTTGATCATTGAGCGGTGTGTATGGGAAATGATTTGTTGGAGAGAGCTACCCACTTAAGGTAATTTTATAGCCCTAAAGAGATTAATCTCATAAATGTCATTTGAGGATTCTTTTGTGCAACCAAAAAAATAAGCTAAAGAAAAACTCCATATGATTTTAGTTATacaattttatataaataaGTCGTCGAAAATAAAAGCTTCATGAATCATCCGCCACAAATCATCCCCCACAATATGCCAATAGGACTTAAAGAAAATTGCCTGAAAGTCATCTGGTCGAGGAGCCTTGAAAGAGTCCATAGTCCTAAGAGCGTGCCAAACCTTATCCTTTTTCACCGGCCTCAACAGACCTGCCACCGCTAGAGGCCCAAGGGTTGGGCAAGCCAACGAGCTCAACAACTCAGGTTGTACTTGCTcagtagcaaaaaaaaaatatccttGAAAAACTTCAACGCCTCATCTTGCAGGACAACCTCAGAATCACACCACTTGCCATTGGGAAGACATAACGCATGGATCCGGTTACGCTTACGTCGCACCACTGTAAGCGCATGAATTTTTTTGGAGTTTAATTATATCGCCATGCAATACATATTTCTCTCTTGATTTCTAGTACCATTATAGTTCCTCTTGATAGAGGGTTTGGTCAAGTTGAAATTGCAAATCCTTGTGCAGCAGGGTTAACGCCGACGAGTCTACCCTCTACATCTTGCTTTGTAGCCCTCAGATTCGAGCCTCCAACCATTTGTACCTAAACCGTTTCACTGGCCCTATCCCAAATTCATTAGGCAAGTTGTCAAAGTTTGCGTTTCACGTGAGTATACTATTTTTTGTGCTAGATTTCATTATTCTTCTTCAAGTCATTTCTCTTAACATCAACACTctcatgtgttttttttttgtgacacTTGCAGTTTGTAGATGTTTCACAAACTGGATAGTAAACTGCCATAAACTACAGGTGAAAACCATTGAAAAGAAACATAGCTCTTCCAACAGagtttttttcattcacaataCTCGAATCTGAGTCCTTAATTAAGAAGAACCAACCACCTGTTAATGAAAAGTCATATTCCAAGTAAGGTTTTCTCTTCTGCGATATGTCGCAAAAAGGGGGGGAGGGGTTCACATCTGTTAGAAATATAACCATTCATGTGTTGTTTACCCAACAatttaagcttttgagataagtgGTTTGTGACATGGTATTAGAGCCTATCTCAGGTTTATTGTTTGGTCACCGAGATTGCTCTGAGATATGTCCCATGATGAACAAAGATATGAGCATGATCAATGACCTCCGCGCTGCCGATGTTCCGGGTGTGAAGTCTCTCATTGACTTATATGACTAATGAAGTGCATACATAGTttcatttatataaatatttgtTTTGTTATATTGTAATATAGACAAAGTTATAATAAGCCCAACCCATAATTCAAAACTCTAAGCCCAGCCCGTGTAACCTTATAGAAACCCTAATTTCACAATATGAACTTCACTTTCTGACTGCGCAAGAGAGTGGTGAGTGTCTGAGAAGCGGAGCGGAGCCACTTGCAGAGACCTCACCGAGCTTCGAAAATGGCGGACAAAGCAGTCACCATCCGAACCCGCAAGTTCATGACCAACCGACTCCTCTCCAGGAAGCAATTCGTGAGTTTCCATTTCCCACAATTTCTACTGTTTCATGAAAATCGTGTATATTATTTGAATCATGTAAGGTTTTTGCTGAATTTGATTACCGATTCATGATAATCTCTGGATCTATCAACAATGTTTAAGTAGTTTTTTGCTGTATTTGATGATTTAGATCTCTTAATTATCTTCTGCCATATGTAATTTGATGGTGATTAGGGTTATTGCATTGCCAGTACCGGAAATTCGTATAACCTAAATTTTTTCCCTGTTTACGTGTGTTGCAGATTGTTGATGTTCTTCATCCAGGGAGGGCAAATGTTTCAAAGGTATTTTCgttttttgtttgattttaaTATACATTTAGGCCCCTTTCGGAGAGTTTATTcaagcttatctgatagcattaGTGCAAGTGTTTaggagcttatgcaaacagcttatggtctaccataagctgtttttagcttatttttataagatactcagatagcttatgaaaaagagcttatgccataagcgcttaatgaaaatatagcttattttcaaattttttatttatttttaaatagcttatgaataagctgtttttccaaaagGGGCCTTATTCAgttaaaatttaagaattcaggAGTTTATAGTGTCTTAACGTAGCAGTTGAATAAGTGATCaattagtttttaatatatgttGTGTATTATGTCATGAAGGCTGAGCTTAAGGAGAAGCTGGCAAGGCTGTATGATGTGAAGGACCCTAACACTGTGTTTGTCTTCAAATTCCGGACACATTTTGGAGGTGGCAAATCCACTGGCTTTGGGTTGATCTATGATTCGCTTGAAAATGCTAAGAAGTATGAGCCCAAGTACAGGCTTATCAGggtgagtttacaattagcacAAGCcccttttatagattttgttgtATGTTTTGATCAGCATGACATGATAGTGCTTCTTTGGGGCATGTTAATATTGCTTGTTGTCAAGCCTGAGCTcttcatttttgttgttgttgttgcaagTCTTGGGTTTCCGAAACATTATTTTAAGCCAGTTTAAGCATCAGGTTTTTTCTGAAGAGACCATGAAATGCTCTATGACTTGAAATGGTGTCTGCCATTGTTCTGTTTTTTAAATGATATGATTTAATATCTTGCAATTTTTTGTATAGCAATCTTGTCATGTTTTACTCCCCTATCATGTGTTTTTGTCATCTGCCTTTGTTTTTATAATATGCTCATGCTGGCCATGGTTGTATTGTTTTGTATGAGCAAACTAACATGCATCTAAGTTTTTTGTTGCAAGGCATGTCAACTAAGTGTTTCTGAAACATTATTTTAACCCAGTTTGAGTATCAGgttttttcattaattttctgaAGAAACGATGAAATGCTTTATGATTTGAAATGGTAGCCACCATTGTTCTGTTTTTTAAATGATATGCATTTTTCTAACTCAATCTTGTCATTTTTTATTCCCCTGTCATGTGATTTTGTCATCTGACCTTTCTTTTTATAATATCATTATGCTGGCCATGGTTGTATTGTTTCGTGTGAGCAAACTAACATATGTATCTATTCCAGAATGGTCTTGACACTAAAGTTGAAAAGTCAAGGAAGCAACTGAAGGAGAGAAAGAACAGAGCTAAGAAAATCCGAGGAGTGAAGAAGGTAATCAAAGCTTACAATAGTTGATGGTTTCTTACCTTGTATTTAGGGTTTGTTGAATTAAATTGGGATGTGTTGTTTTTGCAGACAAAGGCTTCTGATGCTGCCAAGGGTGGAAAAAAGAAATGAGTTGATACATCCTGTTTCAGTTTTAGAGTCATTTTACTTTCGGTGTTCTGTAATAGCTATTTCATCTTTGATATTACGCCGTTGTTTCTATGGAATGAGATATTTTGGTATTAGCGCGAGATCcatgtttttaatttatattcgATTATAACTTGAGATTGGGAGTACTTATAGTGAACAATTTTGAGAACTCATTTTGCTTTCTGTACTTTCAAATATCAGTTTGATCTAAACGCCTGCCTTACTTGATTTCAATAGGATTGATTTGGGTTTAGATGGCAGTATACCATGGAAGCATACTGTTAATTGTTTTACTCGTTTTATGCACATAGACAGAAGTGGTATTATGCTCATAGAAGTGTCCACACGAAGAGTAGCACATCAAATGTTTGGTTTGAGGTTTCT contains:
- the LOC130724217 gene encoding 40S ribosomal protein S24-1-like, whose product is MADKAVTIRTRKFMTNRLLSRKQFIVDVLHPGRANVSKAELKEKLARLYDVKDPNTVFVFKFRTHFGGGKSTGFGLIYDSLENAKKYEPKYRLIRNGLDTKVEKSRKQLKERKNRAKKIRGVKKTKASDAAKGGKKK